One Hordeum vulgare subsp. vulgare chromosome 4H, MorexV3_pseudomolecules_assembly, whole genome shotgun sequence DNA window includes the following coding sequences:
- the LOC123447412 gene encoding histone H4 — translation MSGRGKGGKGLGKGGAKRHRKVLRDNIQGITKPAIRRLARRGGVKRISGLIYEETRGVLKIFLENVIRDAVTYTEHARRKTVTAMDVVYALKRQGRTLYGFGG, via the coding sequence ATGTCGGGCCGCGGCAAGGGGGGCAAGGGGCTGGGCAAGGGCGGCGCCAAGCGCCACCGGAAGGTGCTGCGCGACAACATCCAGGGCATCACCAAGCCGGCGATCCGGCGGCTGGCGCGCAGGGGCGGCGTGAAGCGCATCTCCGGGCTCATCTACGAGGAGACCCGCGGCGTGCTCAAGATCTTCCTCGAGAACGTCATCCGCGACGCCGTCACCTACACCGAGCACGCCCGCCGCAAGACCGTCACCGCCATGGACGTCGTCTACGCGCTCAAGCGCCAGGGACGCACCCTCTACGGATTCGGCGGCTAG